The following are from one region of the Stigmatella ashevillena genome:
- a CDS encoding M35 family metallo-endopeptidase — protein sequence MGKSVGSRVHRLWGAWTSVCLLGACGTPQDTLDEAPPLSAPEAAPGEVSAHLSAPTSSFSAGDELTVSLSLTNVSSHPVRLLSWHTPAQGLTEDLLTVTLHGAPVEYTGPHYKRAAPQPGDFLTLAPGESLTRTVALSGLYDFSQSGHYAVSFSGSHHAASPALLNSFASNSLTLWIDGRPGPQDPPSTQAIAPMGLSYRQCSDSQKSDIAQAVNTAKSMAHRSVSYLSDTQPSNTPRYKTWFGSYTSTGWSTMKAHFSTLKTAFNSKPVVIDCTCTSNAYAYVYAHQPYTIYVCNAFWSAPMTGTDSKGGTLIHEMSHFTVVAGTDDHAYGQSAAKSLAISQPHKARDNADSHEYFAENTPVLR from the coding sequence ATGGGCAAGAGCGTGGGGAGCCGTGTTCATCGGCTGTGGGGTGCATGGACCAGCGTGTGCCTGCTGGGGGCGTGTGGCACGCCCCAGGACACACTCGACGAGGCCCCGCCCCTCAGCGCACCGGAGGCAGCCCCCGGCGAGGTCTCCGCGCACCTGTCCGCCCCCACGTCTTCCTTCAGTGCCGGGGACGAGCTGACCGTCAGCCTCTCCCTCACCAACGTCTCCTCCCACCCAGTCCGCCTGCTCTCCTGGCACACCCCGGCGCAGGGGCTCACGGAAGACCTGCTCACCGTGACGCTCCACGGCGCCCCTGTCGAGTACACCGGGCCCCACTACAAGCGCGCCGCCCCTCAGCCCGGGGACTTCCTCACCCTGGCCCCCGGCGAAAGCCTCACACGCACCGTGGCGCTCTCCGGCCTCTATGACTTCTCCCAGAGCGGCCACTACGCCGTGAGCTTCTCCGGCTCGCACCACGCCGCCAGCCCCGCGCTCCTCAACTCCTTCGCCTCCAACAGCCTCACCCTGTGGATTGACGGCCGGCCGGGCCCTCAGGATCCCCCCAGCACCCAGGCCATCGCGCCCATGGGGCTCTCGTATCGCCAGTGCTCGGACAGCCAGAAGTCAGACATCGCCCAGGCGGTCAACACCGCGAAGAGCATGGCCCACAGGTCCGTGAGCTACCTCTCCGACACCCAGCCCTCCAATACCCCGCGGTACAAGACTTGGTTTGGCAGCTACACCAGCACCGGCTGGAGCACCATGAAGGCCCATTTCAGCACCCTCAAGACAGCCTTCAACAGCAAGCCCGTGGTGATCGACTGCACCTGCACGAGCAATGCGTACGCATACGTGTACGCCCACCAGCCCTACACCATCTATGTCTGCAATGCCTTCTGGAGCGCCCCGATGACGGGCACGGACTCCAAGGGGGGGACGCTGATCCACGAGATGAGCCACTTCACCGTGGTGGCGGGCACCGATGACCACGCGTATGGCCAAAGCGCCGCCAAGAGCCTGGCGATTTCCCAGCCCCACAAGGCCCGGGATAACGCGGACAGCCATGAGTACTTCGCCGAAAATACACCCGTGTTGCGATAG
- a CDS encoding M35 family metallo-endopeptidase: MSKSLGGRRLQWLVGAAASVSLMGACGAPQDTLEDSAEQGAPEATAGEISAHLSAGTSSFAAQSAVNVTITLTNVSNRSVSLLSWHTPADGLKDDLLTVTLNGAAVEYTGRHYKRPAPSAQDFITLAPGQSLTRTVGLSDAYDFSQSGHYAVSFSGSHHAASPALLNSFASNSVSLWIEGRPGHQDALEAQDVHAQSVSTTNCTAARTTTITSAFSSAQTLANNSVSYLTNTTPGNTARYKTWFGTYTSANWATAKSHFTAIKSALDTKSVVVDCGCTDSAYAYVYPASPYKIYVCNAFWSAPLTGTDSKAGTLIHEMSHFNVVAGTDDHAYGQSAAKSLATSSPTRALDNADSHEYFAENTPALN, encoded by the coding sequence ATGAGCAAGAGCCTGGGTGGTCGTCGTCTTCAGTGGCTGGTGGGCGCAGCTGCCAGCGTGTCCCTGATGGGTGCCTGTGGCGCCCCGCAAGACACGCTCGAGGATTCCGCGGAGCAGGGCGCCCCGGAGGCCACCGCCGGTGAGATCTCCGCGCACCTGTCCGCGGGCACGTCGTCCTTCGCCGCCCAGAGCGCGGTGAACGTCACCATCACCCTGACCAACGTCTCCAACCGCTCCGTCAGCCTGCTCTCCTGGCACACCCCCGCGGACGGCCTCAAGGATGACCTGCTCACCGTGACGCTCAACGGCGCGGCCGTCGAGTACACCGGCCGCCACTACAAGCGCCCGGCCCCGAGCGCCCAGGACTTCATCACGCTGGCCCCCGGCCAGAGCCTCACCCGCACGGTGGGACTCTCCGACGCCTATGACTTCTCCCAGAGCGGCCACTACGCCGTGAGCTTCTCCGGCTCGCACCACGCCGCCAGCCCCGCGCTCCTCAACTCCTTCGCCTCCAACAGCGTCTCGCTGTGGATCGAAGGCCGCCCGGGCCATCAGGACGCCCTCGAGGCGCAGGACGTCCACGCCCAGAGCGTCTCGACGACCAACTGCACCGCGGCCCGGACGACGACCATCACCAGCGCGTTCTCTTCCGCCCAGACCCTGGCCAACAACTCGGTCAGCTACCTGACCAACACCACCCCGGGCAACACCGCGCGGTACAAGACCTGGTTCGGCACCTACACCAGCGCCAACTGGGCCACGGCCAAGAGCCACTTCACCGCCATCAAGAGCGCCCTCGACACCAAGTCGGTGGTCGTCGACTGCGGCTGCACGGACAGCGCCTACGCCTACGTGTACCCGGCCTCGCCCTACAAGATCTACGTGTGCAACGCATTCTGGAGCGCGCCGCTGACGGGCACGGACTCCAAGGCCGGCACGCTGATCCACGAGATGAGCCACTTCAACGTGGTGGCGGGCACGGATGACCACGCCTACGGCCAGAGCGCCGCCAAGAGCCTGGCGACCTCCAGCCCCACGCGCGCCTTGGACAACGCCGACAGCCACGAGTACTTCGCCGAGAACACTCCCGCACTGAATTAA
- a CDS encoding protease — MNQRHPFWIALSCLTLGAGACASRKEEAAPSAPSASSAPEAQGTPMAPPLTCEMSVPPRLKAGSPVELRFKLSNPTSQTVYPLNWHTPLEGLRNNFLDVTRDGVEIPYQGPMMKRADPSAEAYVAIAPGASQEAQVEVSLAYDFTQPGKYRIAFRGTLMDLVTSPKDVPRKIDQFQSVAVPCPAVETTITPG; from the coding sequence ATGAACCAGAGACATCCCTTTTGGATTGCGCTGTCCTGCCTGACGCTGGGAGCGGGCGCGTGTGCCTCTCGCAAGGAGGAAGCAGCCCCCTCGGCCCCCTCGGCCTCCTCGGCCCCAGAAGCCCAAGGAACCCCCATGGCCCCCCCCCTGACGTGTGAGATGAGCGTGCCCCCCCGGCTGAAAGCGGGCAGCCCCGTGGAGCTCCGCTTCAAGCTCAGCAACCCCACCTCGCAGACCGTGTACCCGCTGAACTGGCACACCCCTCTGGAGGGGCTGCGCAACAACTTCCTGGACGTGACACGCGACGGCGTCGAGATCCCCTACCAAGGCCCGATGATGAAGCGCGCCGATCCCAGCGCGGAGGCGTACGTCGCCATCGCCCCGGGCGCCTCCCAGGAGGCCCAGGTCGAGGTCTCGCTGGCCTATGACTTCACCCAGCCTGGCAAGTACCGCATCGCGTTCCGGGGAACCCTGATGGACCTGGTCACCTCCCCGAAGGACGTGCCCCGGAAGATCGACCAGTTCCAGTCCGTCGCGGTGCCCTGCCCCGCGGTCGAGACGACGATCACCCCCGGCTGA
- a CDS encoding serine/threonine-protein kinase, translating to MDELLPEALPPGTLLGAWEIEGRAGYGTYGAVYRAHRQGQTEGPPVALKLARHPNDLRFDREAELLTRIQHPGVPRLLGRGTWTGVPRGETHPYLVMQWVDGFGLYEWARKQPLTPCRMLRLLAQVARALAATHAAQGLHRDVKGDNILVTPSGQAFLLDFGCGTWEGAASLTDWILAPGTRHYRSPQALRFHWNHRKASAARYRATPADDVYALGVTAYHLSTGVYPPLATDPAIAGDDGRDTLEILVPPGRLAPLVPELEALILRMLSDNPQDRGSAAELATAMEAAAATFGAETEASERWAPPKKPMSQGRPVVPFGDRRPPVPEPHPGEVWPWAVLPIAIGLLVLLSGNWNMARVWPPPSTFQDGGTGGVADAAVEELPVSITPQEPKPSRLSLDMPKEPLPGQRRPPCPDSQISIRGGCWVELRATPPCGEGAYAWKDACYYPVSSSQRPSTSDKP from the coding sequence ATGGATGAGCTGTTGCCCGAGGCACTTCCGCCCGGGACACTTCTGGGCGCGTGGGAGATCGAAGGGCGCGCGGGCTACGGCACGTATGGGGCGGTCTACCGCGCGCACCGGCAGGGGCAGACCGAGGGCCCCCCCGTGGCCCTCAAGCTGGCGCGGCACCCGAATGATTTGCGCTTCGACCGCGAAGCGGAACTGCTGACCCGGATCCAGCACCCCGGCGTCCCGCGCCTGCTGGGACGGGGAACCTGGACAGGCGTCCCCAGGGGCGAGACGCACCCCTATCTGGTGATGCAGTGGGTGGACGGCTTCGGGCTCTACGAGTGGGCACGGAAGCAGCCGCTCACCCCGTGCCGAATGCTGAGGCTGCTGGCCCAGGTGGCACGGGCTCTGGCGGCCACCCACGCGGCCCAGGGGCTCCATCGGGACGTCAAAGGGGACAACATCCTGGTGACCCCCAGCGGCCAGGCCTTCCTCCTCGACTTCGGGTGCGGCACCTGGGAGGGCGCCGCCTCCCTCACCGATTGGATTCTCGCCCCCGGCACGCGGCACTATCGCAGCCCTCAAGCCCTGCGGTTTCATTGGAACCACCGCAAAGCGTCGGCCGCCCGCTATCGGGCCACACCGGCGGATGATGTGTATGCACTGGGCGTCACGGCCTACCACTTGAGCACAGGAGTCTACCCACCCCTCGCGACGGATCCCGCCATCGCAGGAGATGACGGCCGCGATACACTGGAGATACTGGTTCCTCCAGGCAGATTGGCCCCACTGGTTCCCGAGTTGGAGGCGCTCATCCTCCGCATGCTCTCCGACAATCCCCAAGACCGAGGCAGCGCCGCCGAACTGGCCACGGCCATGGAAGCGGCAGCGGCCACCTTCGGCGCTGAAACCGAAGCGTCCGAGCGATGGGCCCCTCCGAAGAAGCCCATGAGCCAGGGCCGACCTGTTGTGCCCTTTGGAGACAGGCGCCCGCCCGTCCCAGAACCACACCCCGGAGAGGTCTGGCCCTGGGCAGTGCTTCCCATCGCCATCGGCCTCCTCGTCCTGCTCTCTGGGAACTGGAACATGGCGCGAGTTTGGCCTCCCCCGTCCACGTTCCAGGATGGAGGAACAGGGGGAGTGGCGGACGCGGCCGTGGAGGAACTGCCGGTATCCATCACACCCCAGGAGCCCAAACCCAGCAGGCTGAGTCTCGACATGCCCAAGGAGCCTTTACCGGGCCAGCGTCGTCCACCCTGTCCTGACTCTCAGATCAGCATCCGGGGAGGCTGCTGGGTCGAATTGAGAGCCACTCCGCCATGCGGAGAGGGCGCCTACGCATGGAAGGATGCCTGTTATTACCCTGTCTCCTCTTCTCAACGGCCCAGCACTTCGGACAAACCTTAG
- a CDS encoding RNA polymerase sigma factor, with protein sequence MRQEQGQQAGTFAMARRDRLLGQARKLCANPTDADDLVQEVIARFIEEFGDNPHLPAEASGEAWLVKTLTHLFYTQCRRQRTQLNRAQDPALSEHARETSPIPACDAITPEQFSEARGTLSPKLHETYELHASGMKYEEIARRLEIPIGTVKKRLHDARSRLRKYLQNLLKLGPP encoded by the coding sequence ATGCGTCAAGAGCAGGGACAGCAAGCAGGGACGTTTGCCATGGCTCGGCGCGATCGCCTCTTGGGCCAAGCAAGGAAGCTGTGCGCCAACCCCACGGATGCCGATGACCTCGTCCAGGAGGTCATCGCGCGGTTCATCGAGGAGTTCGGTGACAACCCCCACCTGCCTGCCGAGGCCAGCGGCGAGGCCTGGCTGGTCAAGACCCTCACTCACCTGTTCTACACTCAATGCCGCAGACAAAGGACCCAGCTAAACCGGGCCCAAGATCCGGCTCTGAGCGAGCATGCACGAGAGACCTCTCCCATTCCTGCGTGCGACGCTATCACCCCTGAGCAGTTCTCCGAAGCACGTGGCACCCTGAGCCCGAAGCTCCACGAGACCTATGAATTGCATGCCTCCGGTATGAAGTACGAGGAAATTGCCCGAAGGCTCGAAATCCCGATAGGCACCGTCAAGAAGCGTTTGCACGATGCGCGCTCAAGGTTGCGCAAGTATCTTCAAAACCTCCTCAAGCTTGGTCCTCCCTGA
- a CDS encoding CHAT domain-containing protein, with amino-acid sequence MREKGWAEEAAQKAAELHQSAVSRRDRWKAVLHAGASLADNPATQLPEDFSVTPIARLFFYDAVRAAPTSEAVQGLLPLAQELDDRAGGNILKAYVQRVAARNFEQRGPLSRGYAALVRGRLSAPEKDALLKQILASEEEDLIVGALVQTGAIARNFEFFAQKSALLKDPWFQLTVAQEHAAVDRLAGMQVRATRTLRDALPLCQGMGLEYRCLSLKIELSTLLIKHHEFKDARRYAEEAWQEARASNEWSLEQSALWNLGRIARLVNDTALSLAYFEEYLEQFEDQADAKRRIHENLASVAFQKLHVDEARREIDAALAAGDPLSPSGAFTLAEIGRLKRAPEDEAHLKSALERGSAKRSPGERAVDTHVLGRFFIEQDPAQGRELLWQSIQEASAPGMDEDLAALRARAYSFTSLILEAGRRDAFNEALELFSQERGQQIPSRCLLAATADSERTLLIVRSADGKLLGWQDETRREPLPERLDGLVREDLLAALRPCERVEVLARPPLHGRPGLLPLSMAWSYLTRLSSPQAPRTGPALHLVVSGVEIPTDLDVNPLPPWVPPLGPDEKLVPRLGAEATPSRIRSAMKDATEIDLITHGFVHERSDESYLLLAPERGERDLTVPQVRKMQFRGAPFVVLVACHGGHTSYALHEPWSLPASFIYAGARGVLAATEQIPDVEGYNFFIQVRERIRAGVPPMLALRDVRAQWLKKDPKQAWLASVLLFE; translated from the coding sequence TTGAGGGAGAAGGGCTGGGCCGAGGAAGCCGCTCAGAAAGCTGCTGAACTCCATCAAAGCGCCGTCTCTCGCCGTGACCGGTGGAAGGCGGTGCTCCATGCGGGTGCTTCATTGGCCGACAACCCGGCGACCCAGCTTCCTGAGGACTTCAGCGTAACGCCCATCGCACGCCTCTTCTTCTATGACGCGGTACGGGCCGCCCCGACATCCGAGGCCGTGCAAGGCTTGCTCCCACTGGCCCAAGAGCTGGATGACCGCGCTGGTGGAAACATTCTCAAAGCCTACGTCCAGCGTGTCGCCGCCAGGAACTTCGAGCAGCGTGGCCCGCTCTCGCGGGGATACGCAGCGCTGGTACGAGGACGCCTCTCTGCACCTGAGAAGGATGCCTTGTTGAAGCAGATCCTTGCTTCCGAAGAGGAGGACCTCATCGTCGGCGCGCTCGTGCAAACGGGCGCTATCGCCCGCAACTTTGAGTTCTTCGCACAGAAATCTGCTCTCCTGAAAGATCCGTGGTTCCAGCTCACTGTGGCACAGGAGCACGCGGCCGTGGATAGGCTGGCTGGGATGCAGGTGCGCGCAACGCGGACGCTGCGCGACGCGCTTCCCCTCTGCCAGGGCATGGGGTTGGAGTATCGTTGCCTCTCCCTCAAAATCGAGTTGTCCACCCTCCTCATCAAGCACCACGAGTTCAAAGACGCGCGGCGCTATGCGGAGGAGGCGTGGCAGGAGGCGCGCGCAAGTAACGAATGGTCGTTGGAGCAGAGCGCGCTATGGAACCTCGGGCGGATTGCTCGACTCGTGAACGACACCGCCCTCTCTCTTGCCTACTTCGAGGAGTACTTGGAACAATTCGAGGACCAAGCGGACGCCAAGCGCCGCATCCATGAGAACCTCGCCTCCGTCGCCTTCCAGAAGCTCCACGTAGATGAGGCGCGGCGGGAAATTGATGCAGCGCTTGCCGCGGGAGACCCGCTCTCCCCCAGCGGAGCCTTCACACTCGCAGAGATCGGACGACTGAAGAGAGCCCCCGAAGATGAGGCGCATCTGAAGAGCGCTCTGGAGCGAGGATCCGCCAAACGGAGCCCTGGCGAGCGCGCGGTGGACACCCATGTTCTCGGACGGTTCTTCATCGAGCAGGATCCGGCTCAAGGACGCGAGCTACTCTGGCAATCCATCCAGGAAGCCTCAGCCCCAGGCATGGACGAGGATCTCGCCGCACTCCGGGCGCGGGCCTATAGCTTCACCTCTCTCATTTTGGAAGCGGGGAGACGAGACGCGTTCAATGAGGCGCTGGAGCTTTTCTCCCAGGAGCGTGGCCAACAGATACCAAGCCGCTGCCTGCTGGCCGCGACCGCAGACTCTGAGAGGACGCTGCTCATTGTTCGCAGTGCGGACGGAAAATTGCTGGGCTGGCAGGATGAGACACGGCGTGAACCTCTCCCCGAACGGCTTGATGGACTCGTCCGGGAGGATCTCCTGGCTGCCCTAAGGCCGTGTGAGAGGGTGGAGGTTCTAGCGCGGCCTCCACTCCATGGACGCCCTGGGCTGCTCCCGTTGAGCATGGCCTGGAGCTACCTAACTCGGCTCTCCTCTCCCCAAGCGCCTCGGACGGGTCCTGCGCTCCACTTGGTCGTCTCGGGAGTGGAAATCCCCACAGACTTGGATGTGAATCCGTTGCCACCCTGGGTCCCACCGCTAGGGCCAGACGAAAAACTCGTCCCGCGTCTAGGCGCGGAGGCAACACCATCCCGCATACGCAGCGCGATGAAGGACGCGACAGAAATTGATTTGATCACCCACGGCTTCGTCCACGAACGATCTGATGAGTCCTATCTCCTTCTGGCGCCGGAGCGAGGAGAGCGAGATCTGACGGTGCCGCAGGTGAGAAAGATGCAGTTCCGGGGGGCTCCATTCGTGGTGCTGGTGGCATGTCATGGTGGCCACACGTCCTATGCGCTCCACGAGCCATGGAGTCTGCCGGCCTCCTTTATCTATGCAGGTGCGCGCGGTGTGCTGGCCGCCACCGAGCAGATCCCAGACGTAGAAGGGTACAACTTCTTCATCCAAGTGCGCGAGCGCATCCGTGCGGGGGTCCCTCCCATGCTCGCCCTGCGCGACGTGCGCGCGCAGTGGTTGAAGAAAGACCCGAAGCAAGCGTGGCTCGCCAGCGTTCTCCTCTTCGAATGA
- a CDS encoding C25 family cysteine peptidase: protein MPSGGHPPFTSALPQAALANPDGPLAFIGHVDLAWTSTFSDEGNLAHSRFLGVLQALSAGRRAGNALHTLLRFFGDALNELKMLYNQEELELATSRKLSADPARAAQWMLCQDLANYVLLGDPAVRIPGLSAQK, encoded by the coding sequence ATGCCATCGGGGGGCCATCCACCATTCACCTCGGCGCTCCCGCAAGCGGCCCTCGCCAATCCAGATGGCCCACTGGCGTTCATTGGGCACGTGGATCTCGCATGGACATCTACATTCAGCGACGAGGGCAACCTCGCACACTCACGATTCCTGGGAGTTCTCCAGGCACTGTCGGCCGGGCGCCGCGCTGGAAATGCCCTGCACACCTTGCTGCGGTTCTTTGGCGATGCTCTCAATGAGCTGAAAATGCTCTACAATCAGGAGGAACTCGAACTCGCGACAAGCCGGAAACTTTCCGCCGATCCAGCACGTGCCGCTCAATGGATGCTGTGTCAGGATCTCGCCAATTATGTGCTGCTGGGAGACCCTGCCGTCCGGATACCTGGTCTCTCAGCACAAAAGTGA
- a CDS encoding SAVED domain-containing protein yields the protein MNQDKSPLNICFEFSRKNKKFSHEKLEYSVRDTRVRYHPAWFPWDNPDIRQALDELSSEYPSSMVLERLGQHLTDFLEQTKWSQYEATIVEAVLEGRPVDLTIRTDAPELHALPWDLVKLGPLNRHLAEIPECLIRCEWLQKPPPGVIPPRGRILLACSAAGKDVPFPKHLDTIQEICQKAGLDFRPTQDVITRLTREKLAHALEDTERPVTALHVLCHGGMAGGEDAYGLVLSPKDSSDDPDQLDPADLRRLLPGGVTSLRLVTLCACMSGDAGIPANVLGSIGRVFHRVGVPAVIASRFAFSCDGSVTLTEALYTELLLGSGSLRKAISSARTKMLRDSKARNWAALQFYGGEKDEAALRPFDPPAPASVNVNRPELVLVCHEAFSHVQRIPGHIHARGLLENRSVQTVIIDQAKALGKNRRSNLAAQVRRLVKPGGELQSAFSKSGVELLYYGFPLVPFAVLSGYLAKATQHVHVIEYDRDYNGGKGCFTWDESSNDSYPLLEMEAPVVGEGKAARLRISISSLVKPTDCEEVFPVSEMGVDLHFKVEKPDLGIVRREEQARAYKQTLRKHLLQCMNEFDGIESFHVFAAVPVSIAFLLGQVLSATAFPCCYVYNFNRHARPKPGYEWRLNLDDALHNKTPFVHIFNSARP from the coding sequence ATGAATCAAGACAAGAGTCCCCTCAACATCTGCTTCGAGTTCTCGCGCAAGAACAAGAAATTCTCGCACGAGAAGCTGGAGTACAGCGTCCGTGACACACGCGTCCGGTATCACCCAGCTTGGTTCCCTTGGGACAATCCTGACATTCGTCAGGCGTTGGATGAGCTGAGCTCAGAATACCCCTCGTCGATGGTGCTGGAGAGACTCGGCCAGCATCTCACCGATTTCTTGGAGCAGACGAAGTGGTCGCAGTACGAGGCCACCATCGTGGAGGCAGTGCTCGAAGGAAGACCTGTCGATCTGACGATCCGCACGGATGCTCCTGAACTCCATGCTTTGCCTTGGGACCTAGTAAAGCTTGGCCCCCTTAACAGGCACCTCGCTGAGATTCCCGAATGCTTGATCCGCTGCGAATGGCTACAGAAACCCCCTCCCGGAGTAATTCCTCCCAGGGGCAGGATTCTGCTCGCCTGCTCCGCAGCTGGAAAAGACGTCCCATTTCCCAAGCATCTCGATACGATTCAGGAAATATGCCAGAAAGCAGGCCTCGACTTCCGTCCAACTCAAGATGTGATCACTCGCCTAACTCGGGAGAAGCTGGCACACGCGTTGGAGGATACCGAACGTCCCGTCACCGCTCTACACGTGCTCTGTCATGGCGGGATGGCTGGAGGAGAGGATGCGTATGGGCTCGTGCTCAGTCCCAAGGATTCCTCGGACGACCCAGATCAGCTCGACCCAGCCGATCTGCGCAGGCTATTGCCTGGAGGAGTAACTTCACTCCGTCTCGTAACCCTCTGCGCCTGCATGAGTGGCGATGCGGGTATCCCTGCCAATGTACTGGGGAGTATTGGCCGCGTCTTCCACCGCGTGGGAGTACCTGCCGTCATCGCCTCTCGATTCGCGTTCTCGTGCGACGGCTCTGTCACACTAACAGAAGCTCTCTACACTGAGCTGCTTCTAGGCAGTGGCAGCTTGCGAAAGGCCATCTCCTCCGCGCGAACCAAGATGCTGCGCGATTCAAAAGCCAGGAACTGGGCGGCGCTTCAGTTCTACGGCGGCGAGAAGGATGAGGCGGCGCTCCGGCCTTTTGATCCCCCAGCGCCCGCCAGCGTCAACGTGAACCGTCCGGAATTGGTTCTCGTCTGTCACGAAGCATTCTCCCACGTCCAGAGGATTCCGGGGCATATCCACGCGCGGGGACTCCTCGAAAACCGCTCCGTGCAGACAGTCATCATAGACCAAGCCAAAGCACTAGGGAAGAACCGGCGCTCCAATCTAGCCGCTCAAGTGAGGCGGCTGGTCAAACCCGGCGGCGAACTCCAGAGCGCATTCTCGAAATCAGGCGTGGAGTTACTCTACTACGGCTTCCCACTGGTCCCCTTCGCAGTCCTCTCGGGCTATCTCGCCAAGGCCACACAGCACGTACACGTCATCGAATACGACCGTGACTATAACGGCGGCAAGGGATGCTTCACTTGGGATGAATCGAGCAACGATTCCTATCCCCTGTTGGAGATGGAGGCGCCTGTTGTCGGCGAGGGAAAGGCCGCCCGGCTCCGCATCTCTATTTCATCATTGGTCAAGCCGACGGACTGCGAAGAAGTGTTCCCAGTGAGCGAAATGGGCGTAGATCTCCACTTCAAAGTCGAGAAACCCGACCTCGGAATCGTGCGTCGCGAAGAGCAGGCACGTGCCTACAAGCAAACTCTGCGGAAGCACCTCCTTCAATGCATGAACGAGTTCGATGGCATCGAGAGCTTCCACGTCTTCGCCGCCGTCCCCGTCAGCATCGCATTCCTCTTGGGCCAAGTGCTCTCCGCGACGGCCTTTCCATGCTGCTACGTCTATAATTTCAATAGACATGCCAGGCCAAAGCCCGGCTACGAGTGGCGACTCAACCTGGATGATGCCCTCCACAACAAGACGCCGTTCGTCCACATCTTCAACTCTGCCCGCCCCTGA
- a CDS encoding CBASS oligonucleotide cyclase, translating to MNQLSTRSVLHRRMSAFVDWIRMDESKVETIRKQSAEIRLRIRGQAEKDGLTIRSTPNSGSFEKKTGLRRHLQGESDVEGQDIDLPFVTSPQDEGGKRIDELLNRFERYAAISYPETSRTPTRSSIQLDFVGTKLRYDLVPMLAVPGDDGSQILLRKNGEQRRTSVQKHIDFVTRRTGESNNLPGRVKFNECVRLVKWWREFRQVNARVLKDVPSIVIDLMCAHAYDHLQVRETYAETLAQWFSYLAATVQKRHRIAFKDFCPLPAVNSAALWEVLDPVNLDNNIVSPWNQFQVEELGEWLEKSCDILYRAIAADLRGDEVASMTSLVEFFGNPFKHHCEAVK from the coding sequence ATGAATCAGCTAAGCACCCGAAGCGTGCTGCACCGCCGCATGAGCGCATTCGTTGACTGGATCCGCATGGATGAAAGCAAGGTAGAGACCATCCGCAAGCAGTCCGCGGAAATCCGCTTGCGAATTCGCGGGCAAGCCGAGAAGGATGGTTTGACCATCCGCTCGACGCCGAACTCCGGTTCCTTCGAGAAGAAAACAGGTCTGCGCCGACACCTGCAGGGTGAATCGGACGTAGAGGGACAGGACATCGATCTGCCCTTCGTCACCTCTCCGCAAGATGAAGGCGGCAAGAGGATAGACGAACTGCTCAACCGGTTCGAGCGGTATGCGGCGATCAGTTACCCGGAGACCAGCCGGACTCCGACGCGGAGCTCCATCCAGCTCGACTTCGTGGGGACGAAGCTTCGTTATGATCTCGTACCCATGCTCGCCGTCCCAGGGGACGACGGATCGCAGATCCTCCTGCGCAAGAACGGGGAACAGAGAAGAACCTCCGTCCAGAAGCACATCGACTTCGTCACCCGGCGCACCGGAGAAAGCAACAACCTGCCAGGGCGCGTCAAGTTCAACGAGTGTGTGCGACTCGTCAAGTGGTGGAGAGAGTTCCGGCAGGTAAACGCGCGGGTCCTGAAGGACGTGCCTTCCATCGTTATCGATCTCATGTGCGCTCACGCCTATGATCATCTCCAAGTCAGAGAGACCTATGCAGAGACGCTGGCTCAATGGTTCAGCTACCTTGCCGCCACCGTACAGAAGCGCCATCGGATCGCCTTCAAGGATTTTTGTCCGCTCCCTGCCGTAAACAGCGCGGCCCTATGGGAAGTTCTGGATCCCGTCAACCTCGATAACAACATTGTCTCTCCATGGAATCAATTCCAGGTCGAGGAGTTGGGAGAATGGCTTGAGAAGAGCTGCGACATCCTCTACCGCGCCATCGCCGCAGACCTTCGAGGAGACGAGGTGGCGAGCATGACATCGCTGGTCGAGTTCTTCGGCAACCCATTCAAGCATCACTGCGAGGCAGTGAAATGA
- a CDS encoding HORMA-1 domain-containing protein, translating to MKSVMDDLMGCAVSGFLSTEEAQRWYSDLTYLLTQQAISIFELQLTLPDGSEVGFEYKVSNDGSLFESSSSGGQRLHLLPRETKANLWVRYHDDVGSYVREEMRRRGWGPGGGSLTGGAVRERAYSKDNYGLIRSRVGDW from the coding sequence ATGAAGTCCGTCATGGATGATCTCATGGGATGTGCTGTCAGCGGATTTCTCTCAACGGAAGAGGCTCAGCGATGGTATAGTGACCTGACCTATTTGTTAACCCAACAGGCCATCTCCATCTTCGAGCTTCAACTCACTCTCCCTGATGGGAGTGAAGTGGGCTTCGAATACAAGGTGAGTAACGACGGTTCACTGTTTGAATCATCGTCTTCAGGGGGACAGCGGCTTCACCTGCTTCCCCGAGAGACTAAAGCCAATCTCTGGGTACGGTACCACGACGACGTTGGCTCATATGTGCGCGAGGAGATGCGCAGGAGGGGATGGGGGCCTGGGGGGGGCAGCCTTACAGGAGGTGCTGTCCGTGAGCGCGCGTACTCGAAGGACAACTACGGACTGATTCGCAGCAGGGTAGGAGACTGGTGA